A portion of the Oxynema aestuarii AP17 genome contains these proteins:
- a CDS encoding PspA/IM30 family protein: MGLFDRISRVVKANLNDLVSKAEDPEKVLEQSIIDMQEDLVQLRQAVASAIANQKRTQQQLSQATQQANTWQQRAQLALQKGDENLAREALVRKKSHGDTAATLKSQLDGQTQQVEALKRNLIGLESKISEAKTKKNMLKARAQAAKANEKLQQTLGSIDTGGSMAAFERMEEKVLQMEARSQAVTELGGSSLDDQFAALEAGSDVDDELAAMKAQLTGGSPTQAQLPEGKEKSDSHSSAVDAELEELRSQLNDS; encoded by the coding sequence ATGGGATTGTTCGATCGCATTAGCAGAGTTGTCAAAGCCAATCTGAACGACTTGGTGAGCAAGGCTGAAGATCCGGAAAAGGTTTTAGAGCAGTCGATTATCGACATGCAAGAGGACTTGGTGCAGTTGCGTCAGGCGGTGGCTTCGGCGATCGCCAACCAAAAGCGCACCCAGCAACAGCTCAGTCAAGCCACCCAGCAAGCCAATACCTGGCAGCAACGCGCCCAACTCGCCTTACAAAAAGGCGATGAAAATTTGGCTCGCGAGGCACTGGTTCGCAAGAAGTCTCACGGAGATACGGCAGCGACGCTGAAAAGCCAGCTCGACGGTCAAACCCAGCAGGTCGAAGCCCTCAAACGCAATTTGATCGGGTTGGAGAGCAAGATTTCCGAAGCGAAAACGAAGAAAAATATGCTCAAGGCCCGCGCGCAAGCGGCGAAGGCGAACGAAAAGCTCCAGCAAACTCTCGGTTCGATCGATACGGGGGGTTCGATGGCGGCGTTCGAGCGCATGGAAGAGAAGGTCTTGCAAATGGAAGCGCGATCGCAGGCGGTTACGGAATTGGGCGGGTCGAGTTTGGACGACCAATTCGCGGCGTTGGAAGCGGGGAGCGATGTCGATGACGAACTCGCCGCGATGAAAGCCCAACTGACCGGGGGGTCTCCGACTCAAGCCCAATTGCCCGAAGGTAAAGAAAAAAGCGATTCTCACTCTTCCGCCGTCGATGCGGAGTTGGAAGAACTGCGATCGCAGCTCAACGATTCGTAG
- a CDS encoding LL-diaminopimelate aminotransferase: MQFAKRLEPLRANVFADMDNAKAKAKAAGLDLIDLSLGSSDQPPADHVIETIARSLPDRSTHGYVLFHRTGEFREAAARWYRDRYGVEVDPQTEVLTLIGSQEGTAHLPLAILNPGDFALLTDPGYPSHMGGVYLASGQIYPMPLRAENHFLPVFDDIPAPVLEQARMMVLSYPHNPTTAIAPLSFFKEAVAFCQRHDLVLVHDFPYADMVFDREATEAAPSVLQADPEKTVSIEFFTLSKSYNMGGLRVGYAIGNAELIRALRQVKAAIDFNQYQGILNGAIAALTGPQDSVKQNLEVFKKRRDAFVNALNRIGWAVPLPISTMYVWAKLPEAWQNDSVGFCIQMVEKTGIAASPGAGFGKAGEGYVRFALVHDPPILEKAVERIGQFLNS; the protein is encoded by the coding sequence ATGCAGTTCGCCAAACGTTTAGAACCCCTGCGAGCGAATGTCTTTGCCGATATGGATAACGCCAAGGCCAAGGCTAAAGCCGCAGGACTCGATTTAATCGATTTGTCTCTCGGATCGTCGGACCAGCCTCCTGCCGACCACGTGATCGAGACGATCGCCCGTTCTTTACCCGATCGCAGTACCCACGGCTACGTCCTCTTTCACCGGACCGGCGAATTTCGCGAAGCTGCCGCACGGTGGTACCGAGATCGCTACGGCGTCGAAGTCGATCCGCAAACCGAAGTCCTCACCTTAATCGGTTCCCAAGAAGGAACCGCTCACTTGCCCCTCGCGATCCTCAATCCCGGCGATTTCGCCCTGCTCACGGATCCGGGCTATCCCTCTCACATGGGCGGCGTCTATCTCGCGAGCGGTCAAATTTATCCGATGCCCTTACGCGCGGAAAATCACTTTTTACCCGTCTTCGACGACATCCCCGCCCCCGTTTTAGAACAGGCGCGGATGATGGTACTGAGTTACCCGCACAACCCGACCACCGCGATCGCGCCGTTGTCCTTTTTTAAAGAAGCCGTCGCCTTCTGTCAGCGTCACGATTTGGTATTAGTCCACGATTTTCCCTACGCCGATATGGTCTTCGATCGCGAAGCCACCGAAGCGGCGCCGTCCGTTTTACAAGCCGACCCGGAAAAAACCGTTTCGATCGAGTTTTTTACCCTTTCAAAATCTTACAATATGGGCGGTTTGCGCGTCGGTTACGCGATCGGAAATGCCGAATTAATTCGCGCCTTGCGTCAAGTTAAAGCCGCGATCGATTTCAACCAATATCAAGGGATTCTCAACGGGGCGATCGCCGCCCTCACCGGACCGCAAGATAGCGTTAAACAAAACCTCGAAGTCTTTAAAAAACGGCGGGATGCTTTCGTCAACGCCCTCAACCGTATCGGTTGGGCCGTTCCCCTGCCGATTTCGACCATGTACGTCTGGGCCAAACTGCCCGAAGCTTGGCAAAATGATTCCGTCGGTTTTTGTATCCAGATGGTCGAAAAAACCGGGATTGCGGCCTCTCCCGGCGCTGGATTTGGTAAAGCGGGCGAAGGTTACGTCAGATTCGCCTTAGTTCACGATCCGCCGATTTTAGAAAAAGCGGTCGAACGGATCGGACAGTTTCTGAACTCCTAG
- a CDS encoding thioredoxin family protein, producing MSSVITITDSQFETEVERATQPVLVYFWASWCGPCRLVSPSIDAIAGEYGDRLKVVKLEVDPNPESVAKCQVEGVPALRLYDGNQLLYSHEGAITKAKLADALQAKL from the coding sequence ATGAGCAGCGTAATTACAATTACAGATAGCCAATTTGAAACTGAAGTCGAACGAGCGACGCAACCCGTGTTGGTGTACTTTTGGGCGTCGTGGTGCGGCCCGTGCCGATTGGTTTCGCCGTCGATCGACGCGATCGCGGGTGAATATGGCGATCGCCTTAAAGTGGTCAAACTCGAAGTCGATCCCAATCCTGAAAGCGTGGCCAAATGCCAGGTCGAAGGGGTTCCCGCTTTAAGACTGTACGACGGTAACCAGTTGCTCTACTCCCACGAAGGTGCGATTACCAAAGCCAAACTGGCGGATGCCCTCCAAGCCAAACTTTAG